In a genomic window of Coriobacteriia bacterium:
- a CDS encoding cytochrome b/b6 domain-containing protein: protein MTKYIKRHDKFARANHWAFSVGGVVLGLTGLLLFIPGLGRLVGYDTLKTATIIHRIFAVCFIMIPAISWIIRPANLKHTFHNLFMKWDDDDKEFMKLFFPYMLNPKKYHMPKQQFVKSGQRFSDILMYLCIFGIALSGILLWAGSNIVSPELYQIWLAGHDLCFLGIGIMFPIHIFLGGGIFQPYHRVSRVMFGDGLVTESDALYHWGHWADEEIASGENIVEK, encoded by the coding sequence ATGACTAAGTACATTAAACGCCACGACAAATTCGCGCGTGCAAACCATTGGGCTTTCTCAGTCGGAGGAGTCGTTCTCGGACTTACCGGACTTCTTCTCTTTATCCCGGGCTTGGGACGACTTGTCGGCTATGACACGTTGAAAACGGCAACGATTATCCACCGGATTTTCGCGGTCTGCTTCATCATGATTCCGGCGATTTCCTGGATTATCCGTCCGGCGAACCTCAAGCATACATTCCACAACCTCTTTATGAAGTGGGATGACGATGACAAAGAGTTCATGAAGTTGTTCTTCCCCTATATGCTCAATCCGAAGAAGTACCACATGCCAAAGCAGCAGTTCGTCAAGTCTGGACAGCGTTTTTCAGATATCTTGATGTACCTCTGCATCTTTGGCATCGCCCTTTCCGGTATTCTTCTCTGGGCCGGCTCCAATATCGTATCCCCCGAGCTCTATCAGATCTGGCTTGCCGGCCATGACCTGTGCTTCCTGGGTATCGGTATAATGTTCCCGATTCATATTTTCCTCGGTGGCGGCATCTTCCAACCATATCACCGCGTTTCGCGTGTTATGTTCGGAGACGGCCTGGTAACCGAGTCGGACGCCCTTTATCACTGGGGCCACTGGGCTGACGAGGAAATCGCTTCTGGAGAAAACATCGTAGAGAAATAA
- a CDS encoding 4Fe-4S dicluster domain-containing protein, translated as MTIEAKDVAIYYDASKCTACKGCQVACKQWNQLPSALSTEDVKFSDSFEYPPNNSGDTWLHIGFDEGEDSKGDFRWAFGRVSCQHCTDAACVSVCPSGACHKTPQGAVVIDKELCIGCEYCVAACPFSVPKLRERDNKTRKCWMCLDRIENGKRPACVSTCPTGALDFGDRYELIARAKARVEEIKPTKPDAVVYGIKEMGGLHVIQVLPYGAKAAGLPEDPKVSALTLASKYMKPITGIGALAVAGFSALAWFRGRGAEHGPEDLSYDPKTGTTYDKGVPIDHDEPLAKDGIGDTAAEASKQERGGE; from the coding sequence ATGACTATAGAAGCTAAAGATGTTGCGATTTATTACGATGCATCAAAGTGTACGGCCTGCAAAGGATGTCAGGTTGCCTGCAAGCAGTGGAACCAGCTTCCTTCTGCGTTGAGTACTGAGGATGTTAAGTTCAGCGATTCATTTGAATACCCCCCGAACAACAGCGGAGACACCTGGCTCCACATCGGTTTTGATGAGGGCGAGGATTCAAAAGGTGACTTCCGTTGGGCGTTTGGACGCGTCTCCTGCCAGCACTGCACTGACGCCGCTTGCGTAAGCGTCTGCCCTTCAGGCGCCTGCCACAAAACTCCTCAGGGAGCCGTCGTTATCGACAAGGAGCTCTGCATCGGCTGCGAGTATTGCGTTGCCGCATGCCCCTTCAGCGTACCGAAGCTCCGTGAGCGCGATAACAAAACACGGAAATGCTGGATGTGCTTGGACCGTATCGAAAACGGAAAAAGGCCGGCCTGCGTTAGCACCTGCCCGACCGGCGCGCTCGACTTCGGCGATCGTTATGAATTGATCGCTCGGGCAAAAGCTCGGGTTGAGGAAATCAAGCCGACCAAGCCGGATGCGGTTGTTTACGGCATCAAGGAAATGGGCGGCCTGCATGTTATCCAGGTTCTCCCTTACGGAGCGAAGGCGGCTGGCCTGCCGGAGGATCCAAAGGTAAGCGCTCTCACGCTTGCTTCAAAGTACATGAAACCGATTACCGGAATCGGCGCGCTCGCCGTCGCAGGATTTTCTGCCCTCGCATGGTTTAGGGGACGCGGCGCTGAGCATGGTCCTGAAGACCTGTCCTACGATCCAAAGACGGGAACCACCTACGATAAGGGCGTTCCTATCGATCACGACGAGCCTTTGGCCAAGGATGGTATCGGCGATACTGCTGCAGAAGCATCCAAACAGGAGAGGGGAGGAGAATAA
- a CDS encoding formate dehydrogenase accessory protein FdhE: protein MDLSQSKKALENNIEELGKPYVSFFTGLWDLEESIEPVDWTPAEPEKLTEAMKNGTVAFSLEAPSLTQKYVLDNVESSLAYIGLYVKELTEVSKKLTELRVKYDEGELSLSEKMLESLFTEPEQLINELAKQLDVPAESEAYHYISLAVVTVLEPTATHAASKIEIPKEPGFKTGNCPVCGSPTTIGVLKDEGAAKGSPRALHCSFCGSSWNYPRIKCTRCGSTNPEDLTFHFDEKDMNKRIYRCKKCGGTQKIMLESLEPVKSDLRANELLMLPLEEAVLKAK, encoded by the coding sequence ATGGATCTCTCTCAAAGTAAAAAAGCTCTGGAAAACAACATTGAAGAACTGGGAAAACCTTACGTCTCATTTTTCACCGGTCTGTGGGATCTCGAGGAATCGATCGAACCTGTTGACTGGACTCCTGCAGAGCCCGAAAAACTTACCGAGGCGATGAAGAACGGAACGGTCGCATTTTCTCTTGAAGCACCCAGCCTCACCCAGAAGTACGTCCTTGATAATGTTGAATCTTCCCTTGCTTACATCGGCTTATATGTTAAAGAGCTTACAGAGGTAAGCAAAAAGCTTACCGAGTTGCGCGTGAAATACGACGAAGGCGAACTGAGTCTTTCCGAAAAGATGCTCGAGTCGCTTTTTACCGAGCCTGAACAGTTAATAAATGAACTTGCGAAACAGCTTGATGTCCCCGCAGAATCAGAGGCTTATCACTATATCAGCCTTGCAGTGGTGACGGTACTCGAGCCGACCGCAACGCACGCCGCTTCAAAAATCGAAATCCCGAAAGAACCGGGATTTAAAACGGGCAACTGCCCTGTGTGCGGATCCCCGACGACAATCGGAGTTCTCAAAGATGAGGGCGCAGCGAAGGGGTCACCACGTGCGCTGCACTGCTCGTTCTGCGGTTCGAGCTGGAATTACCCCCGCATCAAGTGCACACGGTGCGGAAGCACCAACCCCGAAGACCTTACTTTTCATTTCGACGAGAAAGATATGAACAAACGTATCTACCGGTGTAAGAAGTGCGGTGGTACGCAAAAGATCATGCTCGAATCACTCGAGCCCGTCAAAAGCGACCTTCGCGCCAATGAGCTTCTTATGCTTCCGCTCGAAGAAGCTGTTCTAAAAGCCAAATAG
- the mobB gene encoding molybdopterin-guanine dinucleotide biosynthesis protein B, which yields MNRTPVVTFVGKSNSGKTTFLEKVIACLTERGYRVATVKHHAHATDVDTEKKDSWRHARAGAVVSMVSSPMQFSVVRKVESEVTMEECIKQAQEAGCDILLAEGFKKLDLPKVELSRKERSDEPICEPDEVEAFVTNNPALARKFADTVPVYDLNDSEGFCNFLARRFIERQKND from the coding sequence ATGAATCGGACACCGGTAGTTACATTCGTCGGCAAGAGCAACTCGGGAAAAACGACATTTCTCGAGAAGGTGATCGCCTGTTTGACCGAGCGGGGCTACCGTGTCGCGACGGTGAAGCACCACGCTCACGCGACCGATGTGGATACTGAGAAGAAAGACTCCTGGCGCCATGCGCGTGCGGGTGCCGTTGTCAGTATGGTGTCGAGCCCGATGCAGTTCAGCGTGGTGCGCAAGGTTGAGAGCGAAGTCACCATGGAGGAGTGCATCAAGCAGGCGCAGGAGGCCGGTTGCGACATTCTGCTCGCCGAAGGATTTAAAAAACTGGACCTGCCCAAAGTCGAGTTGTCCCGCAAAGAACGCAGCGATGAGCCGATATGCGAGCCCGACGAGGTCGAGGCATTCGTTACGAACAATCCCGCGCTCGCTCGGAAATTCGCGGACACGGTTCCGGTCTATGATTTAAACGATAGCGAAGGTTTTTGCAATTTTTTGGCGCGCCGCTTCATCGAAAGGCAAAAAAATGATTAA
- a CDS encoding molybdopterin-dependent oxidoreductase: MDNISRRDFLKVSGFGAAFAAGTVGGLISADSGFAAEAYKPLALRIKGATETTTICCYCSVGCGGICSVVDGKLVNFEGDPDHPINQGGMCAKGMAQFNVVNIYDPKTGAVKPNPARLTTPMYRAKGSSEWKEISWQKAIQEIAKRTKSLRDKTFETKNESGVTVNRTNAIGWLGGAALDNEECAVLAKLARSLGIVYIEHQARIUHSSSVSGLGNSFGRGAMTNHFTDMANSDVIVACGANPAENHPATLRHILKAREHGATFIVIDPRYTKSAAVADKYYPLRSGTDIALFGAITNYLLQNNLVNEEYVKSYTNASYLINPGYNFEDGMFAGWTEKDGKFSYDTTQWAYQVASLADWDTSATGAFAWTKGKNVPKFTTPKIPTVKQDPTLQDPQCVFQLMKKHYERYTPQMVEDVVGMTKEQFEELAKVVASTCTDDRSATFVYAMGLTQHTIGSQNIRGLSIIQLLLGNMGIAGGGINALRGEGNVQGSTDWALLFNNLPGYLSVPAAAKHPTLSDYLSVETTAAGYSTNRAKFIVAMLREFYGANATASNDYCYDLLPKIEPKNYSWMPLFEAMNEGTIKGLFCWGQNPALGGPNGNFTRKAISKLDWLVCTDLMETDTAGFWKLPITAGEDAPDPASINTEVFLLPACSHIEKEGTVSNSGRLVQWRYKAIEPLGESKDDGEIITLLHEELKGLYSTEGGAFPDPILKTSWDYLDENGEFSSRKVAHAINGYTTVDNKKIPNLVSLTADGSTACMNWIYSGSFNNNDSDNPADQPCGARDSSDATLANGTGGLNQFPQWAWAWPMNRRVLYNRASTFKDTGKARNPKRMLVEWNTKVGNWDRNDVPDFGFQKSQPDGTFIGIPPEKCTAFFMNTELVGRLFAAGMKEGPFTEHYEPVESPVKNKLSKTESNPLAMVFDSAKKGDASKYPIVCSTIRVVEHWQTGNFTRNSPWLAEAMPFMFVEIPEELAKEKGIKSGDEVEVFNNRGKIVVKAMVTKRLKPFKLSGKTVYEITMPWHWGKLGIATGESANSLTPNFGDPNSSIPESKAFLVDIRKAG; the protein is encoded by the coding sequence ATGGATAATATCTCCCGTAGAGACTTTCTCAAAGTATCAGGCTTTGGTGCTGCTTTCGCGGCGGGCACGGTTGGTGGACTAATCTCTGCTGATTCCGGTTTCGCTGCTGAAGCGTACAAGCCTCTTGCATTGAGAATTAAGGGGGCCACCGAAACAACCACCATCTGTTGTTATTGTTCTGTTGGTTGTGGCGGTATCTGTTCAGTTGTTGACGGGAAACTCGTTAACTTTGAGGGTGATCCCGATCACCCGATTAACCAAGGTGGTATGTGCGCAAAGGGCATGGCACAATTCAATGTTGTGAATATCTATGACCCGAAGACAGGGGCAGTAAAGCCGAACCCTGCAAGGCTCACAACACCGATGTATCGTGCGAAGGGTTCTTCCGAATGGAAGGAAATTTCTTGGCAAAAAGCGATTCAAGAAATTGCGAAAAGAACCAAGAGCCTTCGCGACAAAACTTTTGAAACAAAAAATGAAAGCGGCGTAACGGTGAACCGCACAAACGCCATAGGATGGCTCGGAGGAGCCGCCCTTGACAACGAGGAATGCGCTGTTCTCGCAAAACTCGCGCGTTCTCTCGGTATCGTCTACATCGAGCATCAAGCCCGTATTTGACACAGCTCATCTGTTTCCGGTCTTGGAAACTCATTTGGGCGCGGCGCGATGACCAACCACTTTACCGACATGGCCAATTCAGACGTCATTGTCGCTTGTGGTGCTAACCCTGCCGAGAACCACCCTGCTACCTTGCGTCACATCTTGAAAGCACGTGAGCATGGAGCAACTTTTATCGTTATCGATCCTCGTTACACGAAAAGTGCGGCGGTCGCTGACAAATACTATCCGCTTCGTTCAGGCACGGATATCGCGCTCTTCGGTGCGATCACAAACTACCTGCTTCAGAACAACCTCGTAAACGAGGAGTACGTTAAGTCGTATACGAACGCGTCTTACCTCATCAATCCCGGTTACAACTTTGAAGACGGTATGTTCGCTGGCTGGACTGAAAAGGACGGTAAATTTTCGTATGACACTACACAGTGGGCATATCAGGTAGCTTCGCTGGCCGATTGGGACACTTCAGCAACCGGTGCGTTCGCATGGACCAAGGGCAAGAATGTTCCGAAATTCACCACCCCGAAGATTCCTACCGTAAAGCAAGACCCGACCCTGCAAGATCCTCAGTGCGTATTCCAGTTGATGAAGAAGCACTATGAGCGTTACACCCCTCAGATGGTCGAGGATGTCGTCGGTATGACCAAGGAGCAGTTCGAGGAATTAGCTAAGGTTGTCGCGAGCACCTGCACCGATGATCGTTCAGCTACCTTCGTGTACGCTATGGGACTCACCCAGCACACAATTGGTTCTCAGAACATCCGCGGACTCTCAATCATCCAGCTCTTACTCGGTAACATGGGTATCGCCGGTGGCGGAATCAATGCGTTGCGTGGAGAAGGAAACGTCCAGGGTTCAACCGACTGGGCTCTTCTCTTCAATAACCTCCCCGGTTATCTCAGCGTACCCGCTGCAGCCAAGCACCCGACACTCAGCGACTATCTCTCTGTTGAGACAACGGCTGCCGGTTATTCAACGAACAGGGCGAAGTTCATAGTCGCAATGCTCCGCGAATTCTACGGCGCAAACGCAACGGCAAGCAATGACTATTGCTACGACCTGTTGCCGAAGATCGAGCCGAAGAACTATTCGTGGATGCCTTTGTTCGAGGCCATGAACGAGGGAACCATCAAGGGGCTCTTCTGCTGGGGCCAAAACCCCGCGCTCGGCGGACCTAACGGTAACTTCACAAGGAAAGCCATCTCAAAACTTGACTGGCTGGTTTGCACCGACCTTATGGAGACCGATACCGCCGGCTTTTGGAAGCTCCCGATTACCGCCGGCGAAGATGCTCCCGATCCTGCAAGCATTAACACCGAGGTGTTCCTCCTCCCCGCATGCTCGCACATCGAAAAAGAAGGCACCGTTTCCAATTCGGGTCGCTTGGTCCAGTGGCGCTACAAGGCTATTGAGCCTTTGGGAGAGTCAAAGGACGATGGCGAGATCATAACCTTGCTCCACGAAGAGCTGAAAGGTCTCTACTCAACCGAAGGAGGCGCGTTCCCCGATCCTATTCTCAAGACGAGCTGGGATTACCTCGATGAGAACGGAGAGTTCAGTTCTCGCAAAGTCGCCCACGCGATAAACGGTTACACCACGGTCGATAATAAGAAGATCCCCAACTTGGTTTCTCTCACCGCCGATGGCTCAACCGCTTGCATGAACTGGATTTACTCCGGTTCCTTCAACAACAACGACTCGGATAACCCAGCCGATCAGCCATGCGGCGCGCGCGATTCGAGCGACGCCACCCTGGCAAACGGCACGGGCGGCTTAAACCAGTTCCCGCAGTGGGCATGGGCGTGGCCGATGAACCGTCGCGTTCTTTACAACCGCGCGTCTACCTTTAAAGACACCGGTAAAGCCCGCAACCCGAAACGTATGTTGGTCGAGTGGAACACCAAGGTAGGCAACTGGGATCGCAACGATGTCCCCGACTTCGGATTCCAAAAGTCCCAGCCTGACGGCACCTTCATCGGTATCCCACCGGAGAAGTGCACGGCGTTCTTTATGAACACCGAACTTGTCGGACGACTCTTCGCCGCGGGTATGAAAGAAGGCCCGTTTACCGAGCATTACGAACCGGTCGAGTCCCCCGTTAAGAACAAGCTGTCAAAGACCGAGTCCAACCCGCTCGCGATGGTTTTCGATTCAGCCAAAAAAGGCGATGCGTCCAAGTATCCGATTGTCTGCTCGACTATTCGTGTTGTCGAGCATTGGCAGACAGGTAACTTTACGCGAAACAGCCCGTGGCTCGCAGAGGCGATGCCATTCATGTTCGTCGAAATTCCTGAAGAATTAGCTAAGGAAAAGGGCATTAAAAGCGGCGATGAAGTCGAGGTATTCAACAATCGCGGAAAGATCGTTGTAAAAGCGATGGTAACGAAGCGCCTCAAGCCGTTCAAACTCAGCGGTAAAACTGTTTATGAGATAACCATGCCTTGGCATTGGGGCAAACTCGGAATCGCCACCGGCGAAAGCGCGAACTCGCTCACGCCGAATTTCGGCGATCCGAATTCATCTATTCCTGAATCGAAAGCGTTTCTTGTCGATATCAGGAAGGCGGGGTGA
- a CDS encoding molybdopterin molybdotransferase MoeA: MQTQTQTQTHGTQNLIAVEDAREQVLSLVDVLDAEEVDALGSLERILAQDVLSDIDIAPFDNSAMDGFAVLTKDFAGAQTPVQLKITEHIGAGDWPEHPITAGTAMRIMTGAPMPEGADAVIKIEDTEIIEGDGLIGSKVAFPVPPRKGDNIRKAGEEAKAGETVLNRGERVTPAAVGLLASTGHSTVKVYRRPRVAILSTGSELVEIAEKPARGKIRNSNSYSLAAQVLEAGGIPLRFPLIKDTYEATEEAILEAAQDADFIITSGGVSVGDFDYVKPVLEKLGKMLFSAVNMRPGKPQTLGVIPTTGKPAIPFFGLPGNPTSTFVGFETFVRPALLKMQGATELLRPTCTAVLAHDVKKRQGRRYFLRGTVELQPDGTYAAHVEGSQSSALLTSAHRGNCFIVLPEGLDPAHKGQEVTCIRLDMKEGIA; encoded by the coding sequence ATGCAGACACAGACACAGACACAGACACACGGAACGCAAAACTTAATCGCTGTCGAGGACGCGCGGGAACAGGTGCTCTCTCTCGTCGACGTTTTAGATGCCGAAGAAGTCGACGCGCTCGGCTCTTTGGAGCGCATCCTCGCACAGGATGTTTTGAGCGACATCGACATCGCACCTTTCGATAACTCGGCGATGGACGGTTTCGCCGTGCTTACCAAAGATTTCGCGGGTGCTCAAACTCCCGTGCAGCTCAAGATTACCGAGCACATCGGCGCCGGCGATTGGCCGGAGCATCCGATTACCGCAGGCACCGCAATGCGTATCATGACTGGAGCGCCAATGCCCGAAGGCGCGGACGCCGTGATAAAAATCGAGGATACCGAAATCATCGAGGGCGATGGCCTCATCGGATCTAAAGTCGCGTTTCCGGTGCCGCCGCGCAAAGGCGACAATATACGCAAAGCCGGGGAGGAAGCCAAAGCCGGAGAAACCGTTCTAAACCGCGGCGAGCGCGTAACTCCCGCAGCCGTCGGCCTTCTCGCTTCCACGGGACACAGCACGGTGAAAGTCTACCGCCGTCCCCGCGTGGCGATTTTATCAACCGGATCCGAACTCGTCGAAATCGCCGAAAAACCCGCGCGCGGAAAAATCCGCAATTCAAACAGCTACTCTCTGGCCGCTCAGGTTCTTGAGGCAGGCGGAATTCCTCTGCGTTTTCCGCTCATCAAAGACACCTACGAGGCAACGGAAGAAGCAATTCTCGAAGCCGCCCAAGACGCCGACTTCATCATCACCAGCGGCGGCGTTTCGGTGGGCGACTTCGATTATGTAAAACCCGTGCTTGAGAAGCTGGGAAAGATGCTGTTCAGTGCCGTCAATATGCGTCCCGGAAAGCCTCAAACGCTCGGAGTGATACCCACTACCGGGAAGCCCGCGATTCCGTTTTTCGGTCTCCCCGGTAATCCGACTTCAACGTTTGTCGGGTTCGAGACGTTTGTCCGACCCGCACTGTTGAAGATGCAAGGAGCAACCGAGCTCTTGCGTCCGACATGCACCGCCGTTCTCGCTCATGACGTCAAGAAACGCCAGGGCAGAAGGTATTTCCTGCGCGGTACCGTCGAATTGCAGCCGGACGGAACCTATGCCGCCCACGTGGAAGGGAGCCAGTCCTCAGCGCTGCTCACCTCGGCGCATCGCGGCAACTGTTTCATCGTGTTACCCGAAGGCCTCGACCCCGCACACAAGGGCCAAGAGGTTACATGTATTCGTCTCGATATGAAAGAAGGAATTGCATAA
- the moaA gene encoding GTP 3',8-cyclase MoaA has protein sequence MKDSHGRTINYLRISVTDRCNLRCIYCMPENGIIPKAHDEILTYEELLALAREAVAMGISHIRLTGGEPLVRQGLSDLVRELHKLDGLDDISLTTNGILLPRYAEELKEAGLDRVNISLDTLDPDVYKTITRRGELSDVFKGIEAAFEAGLSPIKLNAVGVRPFIKDPYGFAKLSFDRPLHIRFIEYMPIGHSSGVDGQGWAAEEAVSSEEIFKQISSTAEEHGMGALIPLEEGQGPIGVGPASYYRFEGAQGTVGFISPMSRHFCASCNRLRLTSDGKLRPCLFSDAEIDVRDALRRKDTEGVRAILQEALKMKPKNHDAHNFTQKDMAAIGG, from the coding sequence ATTAAGGATAGCCACGGACGCACGATAAACTATTTGCGCATATCGGTCACCGACCGGTGCAATTTGCGCTGTATTTACTGCATGCCGGAAAACGGCATAATCCCTAAAGCGCACGATGAGATTCTGACCTATGAGGAGCTTCTTGCGCTCGCGCGAGAAGCCGTCGCCATGGGTATCTCGCACATTCGTCTTACCGGCGGGGAGCCGCTCGTTCGTCAGGGCCTTAGCGACCTCGTTCGCGAGCTGCACAAGCTCGACGGACTCGATGATATTTCGCTGACCACCAACGGAATTCTACTCCCGCGTTACGCCGAGGAGCTTAAAGAAGCAGGACTCGACCGCGTCAATATCTCGCTCGATACGCTTGATCCCGACGTCTACAAAACCATCACCCGTCGTGGGGAACTTTCAGATGTGTTCAAGGGTATCGAAGCCGCTTTCGAGGCTGGCCTGAGCCCCATCAAACTCAACGCGGTAGGCGTGCGACCCTTCATCAAGGATCCGTATGGTTTCGCAAAACTCTCGTTCGACCGACCGCTGCACATCCGCTTTATCGAGTACATGCCCATTGGGCATTCGTCGGGCGTCGACGGGCAGGGCTGGGCCGCCGAGGAGGCCGTCAGTAGCGAGGAGATTTTCAAGCAAATCTCCTCAACCGCCGAAGAGCACGGGATGGGCGCGCTCATCCCGCTTGAAGAAGGTCAAGGTCCCATCGGTGTCGGACCGGCGTCTTATTATAGGTTCGAGGGAGCGCAAGGTACCGTCGGGTTCATCTCGCCGATGTCGCGCCACTTCTGCGCGAGTTGCAACCGCCTCAGGCTCACCTCCGACGGTAAGCTGCGTCCGTGTCTGTTCTCGGACGCCGAGATCGACGTGCGCGATGCGCTTCGCCGAAAGGATACCGAAGGTGTGCGTGCGATTTTGCAAGAAGCATTGAAAATGAAGCCCAAAAATCATGACGCACACAACTTCACCCAAAAAGACATGGCGGCGATTGGAGGATAG
- the moaC gene encoding cyclic pyranopterin monophosphate synthase MoaC — MTKLTHIAQDGSAKMVDVGDKESTQRIARVSGKIFMNKATYDAVVGAQIKKGDVLGTARIAGIMAAKKTSDLIPLCHPLALTSVDVDFEPIEDSEIATYGFCVNSTARVTGKTGVEMEALTAASVACLTIYDMCKAMDRGMEISSIMLEEKRGGASGIFLKGEDNGTSSIS, encoded by the coding sequence ATGACGAAACTAACCCACATCGCCCAAGACGGCTCTGCAAAAATGGTCGATGTCGGAGACAAAGAAAGCACACAGCGCATCGCACGCGTATCAGGAAAGATATTTATGAATAAGGCGACGTATGACGCCGTTGTGGGCGCGCAGATAAAGAAGGGCGATGTCTTAGGCACCGCGCGAATCGCGGGCATTATGGCGGCCAAGAAGACGTCTGATTTGATTCCGCTCTGTCACCCGCTCGCGCTCACTTCCGTCGACGTTGATTTTGAGCCCATCGAGGACAGCGAAATCGCCACCTACGGTTTTTGCGTTAACAGCACGGCGCGCGTCACCGGTAAAACCGGCGTCGAGATGGAGGCCCTCACCGCGGCTTCGGTTGCATGTCTGACCATTTACGACATGTGCAAAGCTATGGATCGCGGTATGGAAATAAGTTCGATTATGCTTGAGGAAAAGCGCGGAGGCGCTAGTGGCATATTTTTAAAAGGAGAAGACAATGGGACAAGTAGTATCAGTTAA
- a CDS encoding molybdenum cofactor biosynthesis protein — translation MGQVVSVNLSEKKTVRKKCYTSGELIFDRGFEGDAHAGDWHRQVSLLATESIKKMQDKGLDVGAGDFAENITTEGVDLLEWPVGTLFSVGESILELSQIGKICHNKCAIYYQAGDCVMPREGIFAVVRKAAKISVGDEIKLIKLGDGTCDRTPRILLFSLITVSDTRTLEDDTAGAALEKLVREKGHNIGPRVIVKDDQAAIEEALVEAVDNLKADIVITCGGTGVSLRDVTPEATANVCNKMAPGISEVIRAKSYEVTHHAILSRAVSGLRGTSLIINFPGSKKAAIESFGFIQDQFEHAIEMVHGSGH, via the coding sequence ATGGGACAAGTAGTATCAGTTAACCTATCGGAAAAAAAGACCGTCCGAAAAAAGTGCTACACGTCGGGAGAACTGATTTTCGACCGAGGCTTTGAAGGCGACGCGCATGCGGGAGACTGGCACCGCCAGGTTTCGCTGTTAGCCACTGAGTCAATAAAAAAGATGCAGGACAAAGGGCTCGACGTGGGCGCGGGTGATTTTGCTGAAAACATCACGACCGAGGGCGTCGATTTGTTGGAGTGGCCGGTCGGCACACTGTTCTCCGTCGGCGAATCCATATTGGAACTGAGCCAGATTGGCAAGATCTGCCACAACAAGTGCGCCATTTACTACCAGGCTGGCGACTGCGTCATGCCGCGCGAAGGCATCTTCGCCGTCGTGAGAAAAGCCGCGAAGATTTCGGTTGGCGACGAGATCAAACTCATCAAGCTCGGCGATGGAACCTGCGACCGTACCCCGCGCATCCTGCTCTTTTCACTCATCACCGTTTCCGATACCCGCACGCTTGAAGACGATACGGCCGGAGCCGCGCTCGAAAAACTCGTACGCGAAAAGGGCCACAACATCGGTCCGCGCGTTATCGTTAAGGATGACCAAGCGGCAATCGAGGAGGCGCTCGTCGAGGCGGTCGACAATCTGAAAGCCGACATCGTCATCACCTGTGGAGGTACGGGAGTCAGCCTGCGCGACGTGACGCCTGAGGCGACGGCTAACGTTTGTAACAAAATGGCTCCGGGAATCTCTGAAGTAATCCGCGCGAAATCCTACGAGGTCACGCACCACGCGATTTTGTCGCGCGCTGTTTCAGGCCTGCGAGGAACATCGCTGATCATCAACTTCCCCGGCTCGAAGAAAGCGGCTATCGAGTCGTTCGGATTCATTCAGGATCAGTTCGAGCATGCGATTGAGATGGTCCACGGGTCAGGGCACTAA